TCTTGAAATAAATCGAAGAATACCTGGCTGTCATGAACATTTCCAGGTGCTATTTTGACACCAAGGACAAAGTTGTTCCGGTCACAGGCTACAGAAGCTGTGTAGGCAAAGCAGCGCTCTTTTTCCCCTTTTTGAAACATCCCACTTTCAGGATCTGTGGTGCTTACCCTGACTTTTTTAGAGCTATTTTCTCCTTTGTTGTTATCGTCATCATCATCTTCTTCAAAGGGCTTTTTACCGTTTGCTTCCCGTTCGGCGTTGATTTCTTTTAAAAGTTCTTTCTTATATTTTTGAGTCCGTTGCTTAGCGACTTTCTCGATATATTTATTCTTATTGGCACTGGCTTTTATGTGAGTAGCATCGATAAATACTGCATCTGTTTTAACAAACCCGCATTCTATTGCTTCCATCAACACCCGCTCGAATATCTTTTCAAATAGATCACTTTCCTTAAACCGCCGTTCATAGTTTTTTCCAAAAGTCGAAAAGTGAGGTATTTTTTCTTGTAATCCATAGCCTAAAAACCAACGGTAAGCTACATTGACTTCTACTTCTTTGATGGTTTGGCGCATGGAGCGGATTCCATACAATGCTTGGAGCATGAGTAGCTTAATTAACACTACCGGGTCAATACTAGGTCTTCCTGTATTTTCGCTATATAGGTCTTTTACTTCATCATAAATGAAATTAAAGTCGATGCTTTCTTCTACTGCCCTAAGGAGATGGTCTTGAGGTACTAAGCTATCGATGCTTACTAATTCTACCTGCTCTATTATTTCTCGATTTTTCTTCGTTAACATTTCATCGCCCCACAATATATTTGTATCTTCTTTAATTTTACTAAAAAGCTGATGATTTTTGTACTAGCTTTTGCAAAAAAAGACTGTCGACAGTTACTTTGTCGACAGTCTGAAACAGCCTTTCAGGCTGTTTTTTTTATTCCAGATGCTGGGTCTCGTTTACCTTCACTATAAAAGTATTGTCATCATTCAATTCACCGCTGCCGTCGTAATGTAATACGGTAATGGAACCATTGCTTATTTTAAACTTCCAAAAATACCTGAAATCCAGGCCGAGGACGGCCGTTAATATCACCCTTATAGGGCCAGCGTGGGTAACAATCAAAATATTGCCGTCAGGATGATTTTTTGCTGCAAGCTTTACAAAACTTGAAACCCTTTCCACCAGGTCCTTCAGGCTCTCACCACCCGGTGGCCTGTTTTCGCTCGGATTACACCGCCACCGGTGGAATTCTTCGGGGTATTTTTCTTCAAGCTCCTGATATGAATGCCCTTCCCATTCCCCGAAACTGAGCTCTCTCATATCCTTTGTGGAAATTACGGGAAGCCCGTGAGGTGCTGCGATGATTTTTGCAGTCTCGAGAGCTCTTTCAAGGTCGCTGGAATACACAGCATCGAAGGTTTCCCGCTTTAAAACCTGTGAAAGCCTTGCTGCCTGCTGCCTCCCCTTTTCGTTAAGAGGGATATCCTTCTGTCCCTGGTACAAAAAATTTCTATTCCAGAGGGTTTCACCATGTCTCACCAGAAATATCCTGGCCAAGCCAATCCTTTTAACCCAAACTGTGCAAAAATGCAGCGGTTTGAGGCTGGGCTATTTGTATTCCGCCCTTTCAGGAGTGCCCACTCCCAGCCGGCGGTATTTAGGCACTCCTATACCCATCACAAGTTTATAGTCTTCCAAAATAAATCAAATAAATGTAGAGGGCTGCAATTTCACAGAATTCGTTGACGGCGCCGTAAGTATCTCCGGTCATTCCTCCAAGCTGCCTGAATATGTATAGCGAAAATAAAAGGCCCGAAACAAAAGTTAAAAACGCGATTTTTATACCTTCAATTCCTGCTGCTATAAAAACGATCGTTAGAGTGAATAAGGTGGATAAAAAAAACATCATTGATGATTTGTCTTCATTGAAGACTCTACCGATCCCCTTTTCCCGAAGGTAGGGAAAAAAGGTGATGCTATAGGTCATCATCCATCTTGAAATCACCGGAAATATAATTAATAACCTGGTCCTAAACTCCGGAAGTATCGAAAGCATGGCCGAATACTTTAGTAAAAGGAGGAGTACCACACCAATCGCACCGTAGGCCCCCAGGCGGCTGTCTTTCATCACTTCAAGCTTTTTCTCCCTCTCCTTCCCGCAAAAAAGGCCGTCCATAGTATCCGCAAAACCGTCCACGTGCAACCCGCCGGTAACTATCATTTCAAGGGTTACGAGCAAAGCAGCCAGCGCGGGAGCCGGAACGGCCTTTTTTAGAATCAAATCAACGCCCGCCAAGAGGACACCTATAACAGCTCCAACAAACGGGAAAAAAGGCAGGGATCGGGCTATATGTTTTTGATCCAATTCGAAATAAGGCAACGGTATTCTTGTCAGAAACAAAAACGCAGCGTATAATCCCATAAGTAACTTTCACACCTTTTCTAAAATCTTAATTCATTTCCTTTAAAAATCCCCGTTAAAAAAGTTTGTACCGCAAATAAAACTTTTTAAGCTAATATCAAAATAATTATTTCGCCAGTGACCAGCGCCAGAAAAGCGGAGATTATACTGAGCGCCACCGTAACCTTTATGTCTTCCGGCTTTATATCCCTCAACTTCTGACCCATATAAGGACTGAAGTGCAAACTGCCGGAATAAGAGTTCCAGCCTCCCAGGCGGATACCCAGAGCACCCGCTACAGCCGCTTCGGGAATTCCCGCATTAGGGCTTTCATGATTTCCGGCGTCAGAAAGTACCGTCTTAAACCCTCTTTTTGCATCGAGACCAAGGAGCAACGATGCGGTGAGGATTAAAAGCCCCCCCAGTCTTGCGGGAATGAAGTTTAAAAGGTCGTCCATCCTGGCCGAGAACCACCCGAAGTGAATATACCTCTCGTTTTTATATCCTACCATTGAATCAAGGGTACTCGCGGCTTTAAAAGCTAAAGCCAGGGGCCCACCACCGAGAAAGGCGTAAAATATAGGGGAAATGATTCCGTCAACGGTGTTTTCAGCAACCGTCTCGACGGTAGCTCTGCATATCTCTTCCACAGGGAGATCTTGGGTATCCCTGCCGACTATGCCTCCGAGTCGCGCTCTGGCTTCTTGTAGATCCCCCGACCGCAATTTTGCCAGTATTGCAAAAGCTTCATCCGCCAGATTTTTTGTCGCCAGCGATGTGTATATGAGCCATGTGGAGCAGAAAAATCCCAGCCAGTAATTTAATTTATAAGACAAAGCTATTATCGCGTAAGAGGAAATATATACAGTAGGTACAGTGATCAGCCATAGGATAACTCCCGCTGCCTTTAAGCCCGCCGGGGTTTTAAAAGCGCCGTAAAGGATCTTTTCCAAATAGGCAATAAGTTTTCCCGTAAGCACGACGGGATGCGTCGGCCGCCGGGGATCACCCAGGAGCAGGTCCAGGACGAAGGCACAAAGTATAATTATAGCCGTGTGGTATTTATCCATGATAATCCGTCCTCTACTCTAACCCGATTTCTTTGGTTGCTTGTCTTAGTGCTTCCAGCAGGATTTCGTTTGCCCTCCGGTCCTTTACGGCCACTCTAAAGTAAGAATCGTCCAGGAACGCAAAATCGCCGCATTCCCTGATCGCGATACCCCTTCTTAGCAGCTCTCGTGCCAGAAATCCGGCTCCGAATTCAGCCGTTATTTTTACAAGGATGAAATTGGCCGAGGATCTAAAGGGGGTAAAACAGGAAAACTGCCTTAAACCATCCCACAGAAATTCCCTTTCCCGGGAAATATATTCTCTTGTTTTTTCTATGTAGGCCTTATCCTTTAATACCTCGGACCCCACAGCTCCGGCAAAAGTATTTACGTTCCACGGGTCTTTAAGTTTTTCTATTTTCTTAATTAATTCCTCATTGCCTATGGCAAAACCTATCCTCAGGCCCGGCAGCGCAAAAAACTTTGTCAGGGACCTGAGCACGATGACATTCGAACGGCTCACAACTTCAGCGCAAAGGCTCTGGCTTTCCCCTACGAAGTCCATAAAGGCTTCGTCCAGGAGCAAGAAGGCCTTTGCTCTTTCCGTTTCCTCAATAAGGGGTTTTATAACATCTTTTACGACAAGGTAACCGGTAGGGTTGTTGGGGTTGCATACTATCACCAGCGCGCCGGGGCATATCCTGTCTTTTATAGATTCGATAAAATCATAGTCCCAGCAAAAATCATTTTTTGTCATATCCACCAGTTCGGTTTCTATCCGCCTGTTTCGGGATGCAAACGCGTATTCTGTAAACGTCGGCGATGGAATAATCACCTTTGACGGTCTCAGGGCTTCCAGGGTTAGATTTATCAATTCCACGGAACCGTTACCGGGAAGGATGTTTTCGGGTTCTACACCGTAATAAATGGCGGCGGCTTCTCTGAGCTCTACCTGCCCCGGGTCGGGATAATGGACTATTTCATCAATTTTTTCCCATATAATTTGCCTTACTGAATTAGGAAAACCGAGGGGATTGATGTTGGCACTGAAGTCCAGTATCTCCCGTAGATCCAATTTAAACTTTTTACTCACCTCATAAACATTGCCGCCATGGCTTCTCTTTTCCACTTTTTCACCCCCCAGTTTCATAAAATCCGCGGCCCGGAGTTGTCAATAGCGGTTTTTATAACCCTGTATTCTTTTCCGAAGCCGACCATGATTCGCCTCAAGCCTTCAAAAAAACTGCTTTCTGGAGTACGACCCTTTTCGAAAAATACTCCTACCGCCGACCCGCTGTGGGCTACATTAACGCCGACGGCCCCGCACTTCAGACTCAAGTTTATGATATGCTCCAGATGAGGCTTGTAAAGGATCTCCTGGTGAGCTATAGCGCTTTTTATCATAGCCCTTCCCAACAGCCCGATATCCTTTTTTCTAAAAGCCTCTCGAGTCATGTATAAAGCCTCTTCCACCATATTTTCTTTTTTCCTGTTCAATTCTTCCAAATCCCGCCGGCTGTTAAACGACTCAGTATCCACTACTTCTTCCGGATCGATTATGTAAACGTTCATATCGGGCAATTCTCCCAGGCTCTCCCTCCAGGTTCCGTGCAGGTGGTCGAAAATTACAGACCCTCTGTACATTACTCCATCGCTCGGCTCTATGGACAGAGCAATGTCTGCAATCAGATCGGGCGATATAGATTTAGCCAGCGCTCTGGCAGCGGCAAGGCACGCGGCGGTGATATCCGCCGTACTGGAGGATAGCCCCTTCCCCACCGGTATTTGAGATACGATGCGGATATCAAAATCGAGTTCGTGAAAACCAAAATAATCCAACAGCTTTCTTATAGCTTCGCGGGCTTTTTGCCAGTCCCCCGCTCCGTCGGTAGAATTTGCAGTATGTTTTTTTTCGCCAGAGCCCCGTATCAATTCTACCCTGACCGTTGAGTACAGGGATATCGGGCAGGTAATAAGAAAATTGCGGCCGCCTATAGCCCCCTGGACTATCTCGCCGCAGCTTGCGGGACAGCGGGCTTCGCCTACCAATTCTCTCCCTCCTGATAACTTGTGAGAATCACTTCAACTTCATAGGTATGCCCGAAACGAGAAAATATACCTCATCGGCTGCCGCCGCAAGCATCTGATTTATTTCACCGAGAAGGTCCCTGTAAATTCTTCCCAGCGGATACTCCGGCACCAGACCCATCCCTACTTCGTTGGACACGATAATCACTTTCTTTTCCAAAACCCTGGCGGCACTTATCGCGTTTTCAATCTCCTGAAGCAGAGCTTTCCTTAAAGACTCCTGCTGTTCTATTCCTTCGATTTCTGCAGAACAGATCCAATTGGATGTGAAAAGAGCCATACAATCTACGAGCACGGCATCGTATTTTGAAAAATCCGCATCCCCGCATATCTCACTTAAAACCTTGGATAGATGCAGGGGTTCTTCGATAGTCTTCCAGGTTTCGGGTCTTCTTTGCCTGTGTATGGATATTCGATGGGCCATTTCTTCATCCAGCGCCTGGGCGGTAGCTATGTAGACAACTCTAATCCCCGCCTCGCGGGCTAGTTTTTCTGCAAAACGGCTTTTCCCACTGCGGGCTCCTCCGGTGATAAAAACGATACTCAAGTTCGATCATCCCCCGATATCTACTTTACAGCCTGTAATCTCTTTGGTTTTTTTTCAAAAGCAGGTGTAGGAAAAACGGCCCACCAAAGAGGGCCGTTAGAATCCCCACGGGCAGCTCTGTAGGCGCTATAACGATCCTTGAAGCCGTATCGGCGAGCATCAGGTACAGCCCGCCGGCCAGGGCCGACATCGGATAGAGCTTACGGTGATCGGGGCCTACCAGCATTCTTATTATATGAGGGATAATGAGTCCCACGAAACCGATGATGCCGCACACTGCAACGGCGGAAGCGGTCAACAACGATCCGGCGGCTAGGCTCAATTTTTTAAGCAGTTCTACGTCGACCCCGGTGAAAAAGGCCGTGTCCTCGCCCAGCTGAAGTATGTTGAGCGACCTTAAATTCCACATGCCCAGGAGAAATCCCAGAATGCCGTAGGGAAGATTCATGTAAACCTCCTTCCATCCCTGAGAGGAAAAACTCCCAAGCATCCAGAAATAAATATGCTGGAGCTTTTGGCCGCTGAAATACATCAGAAAGGACACCACGGCGGAAATGAAACTGCTTATCGCGATACCGGCAAGCAGGAGGGTGTGAGAACTGGTCCTTCCGCCGATCCCGGCAATGACGTAGACGATGATTACAGTTAAGAAGGCCCCGAGGAAGGCAAAAGCGGGCACGGACCCCATGCCCATAACCTTCACTCCCTGAAACAGCAAAATGGCAAGGGATGCACCCAGTGAAGCACCGGCGGAAGCGCCGATAATATAAGGGTCGGCTAAAGGGTTGCGAAATATGCCCTGATAGATGACCCCGGCTGCGGAAAGTTCCGCTCCTATGAGAAAAGCCAGTATTATCCTCGGAAGCCGCAGGTTCAAAATTATTACTTCCTGAGAAGACGACCAGTCGGAAACCACTCCGGCACCGATACCGGGAATTTGACTCGCTATTATCTTTAAGATCTTTGACAGCGGTACGTTTACCGCTCCCGTTCCCAGCGATACGAAACTTGCGAGAAGTATCAATACCAGCAGCAGGGCGTATATTTTCGTAGTCTTGTTTTTTAGGTCCATCCTATAACCACCGTCAATCTTTAAAAATTTCGGGGTGAATTATCTTAGCAAGCTGCTCCAGACCGTCGACGAGCCTTGGGGTGGGGAGCTGGAGTATGTCTTCATCCACGTAAAAAACTTTGCCTTCTTTGACGGCTTTTATATTTTTCCAACCGGGGCGGTTACTTATATCTTGTTCTGATGATTGACCGTTATTGCCATGATAGGAATATATAATTATATCCGGATTTTTAGCGATTACCATTTCCTGGCTGTACTCGGGATATTCTTTCTCCGCATCAGCGGCAATATTCCGCCCCCCGGCTTTCTCTATAAGATCGTGCACGAAAGTTCCGGGCCCTGCAGTTGTGATGGGCGAATGCCATAGTTCGTAAAAGACTTGAGGCCTTTTATCGGTAGGGATTGAAGAGACCCGGTCCTCAACGGCTTTTATTCTATTTTTAAGACCGGACACCAGTTCCTCGGCCTGCTGGACCTTGTTCGTCGCTCTTCCGATAAGCTCTATGGCGCCAAAGATCTCGTCGATGTTCTTAGGATTTAGAACAATTACCGGGATGTTTAGTTCTTCCAGTTTTGTTACCGGTTTTTCATGCATGCTGGTAGCGATAACCAGGTCGGGTTTGAGTGATATAACCTTTTCCATATTCGGGTCGGCAAAACCGCCTATTTTTTCCTTTTTCTTTGCCTCTTCGGGATAATCACAGTAATCGGTAACGCCAACGACTTTATCGCCTAAGCTCAGGGCAAAAAGGATTTCGGTATTGCTCGGAGCGAGCGACACGATTCGTTCCGGTTCCTTTTCAATGACAACCTCTCTTCCCATCTGGTCCTTTATTTTTACCGGGTATGTATTTTGGTCGTTATGATTGGGGTCCGCTTGGTTTTTCGCACCGCACGCGGTTAATGAAGCTAGTATCACCACAATGAGGATCGCGGGAATTATTCTTTTGAATTTTAGTTTCATTTTGAAACCTCCTTTTATTTTAAAAAAACTATAACCCAGCCTTCATCACTTAAGGCTGGGCAAACTACCTTCGTAAAGTACTCACCCCTTCCTCGAAGGCTTCGTACCGCGGCCGACGGGCAGGTCTCCTGGCTACCGGATCATCTTCCCTGCGCCTTCCCAGGATTTCTCCCAGTGGCTCAGCAGTTTATCCCCGGTTACAGTGGCGGGACCGCTCAGGATTTGCACCTGATTCCCTATTAAACCCCAAGGGTACCTGTCGGCGGTATAAACTTTTTTTTACTTTCTTATTAATATTATACTTTAAAATTTTAGCCTAGACAAGCTATTAATTTTCTTTTTCTTCAAGGACCTCATGCAGCATTTTCTTGATTTCATCGGCGCTTTCCATCTCAAGGGCTTTCGCTGCGATTTGCTTTGCCTGGTCGTACGTCAATGACCTTATTACTTTCTTAACCTGCGATATCGAAGTGGCGCTCATGGAAAATTCGTCAAGGCCCAGACCTAGCAGGATAGGAGCGGCGAGGGGGTCTCCCGCCATTTCTCCGCACATGCCCGTCCATTTTCCCGCCTTATGGGATGCGTCGATGACGTTTTTTATCAGCCTAAGCACGGCAGGGTGGAAGGGTTCGTAAAGGTGGGCTATTTTCTCGTTCATCCTGTCCACCGCAAGGGTGTACTGAATCAGATCATTGGTGCCTATGCTGAAGAAATCCACTTCCTTAGCAAGTATATCAGCGATAACGGCGGCCGAAGGAATCTCGACCATTATGCCGACTTCCAGGTTTTCATCGAACGGCACACCCTCCTGCCTGAGCTCGTTTTTAGCCTCTTCTAAAATCGCGTTAGCTTTTCTTATCTCATCAATACCCGATATCATAGGGTACATAATTTTGATATTACCGTAATGGCTGGCCCTTAGGATAGCCCTCAACTGGATTTTTAGGATGTGAGGTCTATCCAGGCACATCCGGATCGCACGCCATCCCAGGAAGGGGTTCAGTTCTTCCGGCATGTCAAGGCTGGGCAGCTTTTTATCTCCGCCGATGTCAAGGGTCCTTATTATAACAGGCCTGGGGTTCATCGCCTCGGCTACCTGTTTGTAAGCCTGGAATTGCTCCTCCTCATCGGGGAGGTTTTCCCTGTCCATATACAGAAATTCTGTCCGGTAAAGGCCTATACCCTCAGCTCCGTTTTCCAGCGCGCCCCTGACATCCTTCGGAGTTCCGATATTTGCTGAAAGTTCGACCCTTCTAGCACCGTCTCTGGTCTCAGCCGGAAGATCCCTTAGCTTTTTCAGTTCTTCCCTGTATCTGATGTAATCTAATCTCAGGGCATGATACCGCCGCAGGGTCTCCTCATCGGGGTTCACGTAGACAATGCCCTTGTTGCCGTCGATTATTACAGTATCACCGTCATTGACCTCTTTCGAAAGGAATCCCAGGCCGACGACAGCCGGTATCTCTAACGACCTTGCCATGATCGCCGTATGAGACGTTCTGCCTCCCATATCAGTCGCAAAGGCCTTCACCTTTTCTTTATCCATCTGGGCGGTATCAGAGGGAGTTAGATCCTTCGCAACCACAATTACATCTTCGCTTAAATCCGCAAGGGATTGGATCGGAACGCCCAGTATATTTTTTAAAATCCTGTCACCCACATCTTTTATATCTGCAGCCCGCTCCTTAAGATATTCGTCCTCCATGTTTTCAAACATGCCCACGTACTTTTCAACCACTTGGTGTACCGCGTTATCCGCGGTTATCCTCTCGCTTTTTATTTTCTCTCTTATCTCATCGAGAAAAATCGGATCGTCCAGTACCATGATGTGGGCCTCGAAAATCTGCGCTTTATCCGGTCCGAGCTCTTTTTCAGCCTTTTCCTTTACCCTCAGCAGCTGTTCTCTCGATTTTGCCAGCGCTCCCTCCAACCTGTCTATTTCTGCGGGTATATCATCTTCGGTGATACTAGTGACCCTTATGACTATCTCGCTCTCTTTGAGCACAAAAGCTTTTCCGATTTCGATACCTGGCGAAGCCGCGATGCCTTGATACATTTTACCCCTCCGTTTAATATATTTAATTTTAATCTTTTTTTAATATATCCTCTACTTCTTTGACAATCCTGTATGGCTTTGTAATTATCCTTATCGGCAGCGAAAGTATAAACTTGGTTATATCCTTTTCCAGTTCTCTAGTCATGCGGTAGGGTTTGGTGAGGATTCTCTCAATAAATTCGGCTGCATAATTTTCTAGGAGTTTTTCCCGCTTAATCTCGATTTCGTTCCCGCACTCTTCGCATTTAATACTTTTTAAGATTTTCCCCACGTAAGTGACCACGTGGGGCGTGTCCTTATTGCAATGAAGGCAAAAGAGTTCGGCCTCCATCTTAGAGGTCATGGGGCAACTCCTTCCCTCAGATTTTAATACTAAGCAGTTTTTTTATACTATACCTCGAAAATTAAAAAATATCAATATTGATTTCAATCACATCATTGATTTCAATCACATCTTGTGAATCGGCGTTCCCAAAAGGTCCATAGCAGCTTCCATAATGGTCTCGGACAGGGTCGGATGGGCATGAATGGTATCCGCCAGCTCTTGTGCGGTGCATTCAAGTCTTATAGCCAGCGCAGCTTCAGCGATTAACTCGGTGGCTCCCGG
The DNA window shown above is from Thermosediminibacter oceani DSM 16646 and carries:
- a CDS encoding IS1182 family transposase encodes the protein MLTKKNREIIEQVELVSIDSLVPQDHLLRAVEESIDFNFIYDEVKDLYSENTGRPSIDPVVLIKLLMLQALYGIRSMRQTIKEVEVNVAYRWFLGYGLQEKIPHFSTFGKNYERRFKESDLFEKIFERVLMEAIECGFVKTDAVFIDATHIKASANKNKYIEKVAKQRTQKYKKELLKEINAEREANGKKPFEEDDDDDNNKGENSSKKVRVSTTDPESGMFQKGEKERCFAYTASVACDRNNFVLGVKIAPGNVHDSQVFFDLFQEVNDKFSKIEAVVVDAGYKTPGICREIIEAGALPVMPYKRPMTKDGYFKKREYVYDEYYDCYICPNNQVLEYSTTNRAGYREYKSNPRVCCECPMRLQCTQSKNYTKIITRHIWEHYVEKAEDIRHTQWGKELYKMRGQTIERVFADAKEKHGMRYTNLRGLRKVGHYLTLLFACMNLKKLALWKKRRGTFPPTVPALHSFFLKIFFAFNKKPLLGCIT
- the ptsP gene encoding phosphoenolpyruvate--protein phosphotransferase, whose amino-acid sequence is MYQGIAASPGIEIGKAFVLKESEIVIRVTSITEDDIPAEIDRLEGALAKSREQLLRVKEKAEKELGPDKAQIFEAHIMVLDDPIFLDEIREKIKSERITADNAVHQVVEKYVGMFENMEDEYLKERAADIKDVGDRILKNILGVPIQSLADLSEDVIVVAKDLTPSDTAQMDKEKVKAFATDMGGRTSHTAIMARSLEIPAVVGLGFLSKEVNDGDTVIIDGNKGIVYVNPDEETLRRYHALRLDYIRYREELKKLRDLPAETRDGARRVELSANIGTPKDVRGALENGAEGIGLYRTEFLYMDRENLPDEEEQFQAYKQVAEAMNPRPVIIRTLDIGGDKKLPSLDMPEELNPFLGWRAIRMCLDRPHILKIQLRAILRASHYGNIKIMYPMISGIDEIRKANAILEEAKNELRQEGVPFDENLEVGIMVEIPSAAVIADILAKEVDFFSIGTNDLIQYTLAVDRMNEKIAHLYEPFHPAVLRLIKNVIDASHKAGKWTGMCGEMAGDPLAAPILLGLGLDEFSMSATSISQVKKVIRSLTYDQAKQIAAKALEMESADEIKKMLHEVLEEKEN
- the cobC gene encoding alpha-ribazole phosphatase, coding for MARIFLVRHGETLWNRNFLYQGQKDIPLNEKGRQQAARLSQVLKRETFDAVYSSDLERALETAKIIAAPHGLPVISTKDMRELSFGEWEGHSYQELEEKYPEEFHRWRCNPSENRPPGGESLKDLVERVSSFVKLAAKNHPDGNILIVTHAGPIRVILTAVLGLDFRYFWKFKISNGSITVLHYDGSGELNDDNTFIVKVNETQHLE
- the cbiB gene encoding adenosylcobinamide-phosphate synthase CbiB, translated to MDKYHTAIIILCAFVLDLLLGDPRRPTHPVVLTGKLIAYLEKILYGAFKTPAGLKAAGVILWLITVPTVYISSYAIIALSYKLNYWLGFFCSTWLIYTSLATKNLADEAFAILAKLRSGDLQEARARLGGIVGRDTQDLPVEEICRATVETVAENTVDGIISPIFYAFLGGGPLALAFKAASTLDSMVGYKNERYIHFGWFSARMDDLLNFIPARLGGLLILTASLLLGLDAKRGFKTVLSDAGNHESPNAGIPEAAVAGALGIRLGGWNSYSGSLHFSPYMGQKLRDIKPEDIKVTVALSIISAFLALVTGEIIILILA
- the cobS gene encoding adenosylcobinamide-GDP ribazoletransferase; the encoded protein is MGLYAAFLFLTRIPLPYFELDQKHIARSLPFFPFVGAVIGVLLAGVDLILKKAVPAPALAALLVTLEMIVTGGLHVDGFADTMDGLFCGKEREKKLEVMKDSRLGAYGAIGVVLLLLLKYSAMLSILPEFRTRLLIIFPVISRWMMTYSITFFPYLREKGIGRVFNEDKSSMMFFLSTLFTLTIVFIAAGIEGIKIAFLTFVSGLLFSLYIFRQLGGMTGDTYGAVNEFCEIAALYIYLIYFGRL
- a CDS encoding ABC transporter substrate-binding protein gives rise to the protein MKLKFKRIIPAILIVVILASLTACGAKNQADPNHNDQNTYPVKIKDQMGREVVIEKEPERIVSLAPSNTEILFALSLGDKVVGVTDYCDYPEEAKKKEKIGGFADPNMEKVISLKPDLVIATSMHEKPVTKLEELNIPVIVLNPKNIDEIFGAIELIGRATNKVQQAEELVSGLKNRIKAVEDRVSSIPTDKRPQVFYELWHSPITTAGPGTFVHDLIEKAGGRNIAADAEKEYPEYSQEMVIAKNPDIIIYSYHGNNGQSSEQDISNRPGWKNIKAVKEGKVFYVDEDILQLPTPRLVDGLEQLAKIIHPEIFKD
- a CDS encoding GHMP kinase; its protein translation is MVGEARCPASCGEIVQGAIGGRNFLITCPISLYSTVRVELIRGSGEKKHTANSTDGAGDWQKAREAIRKLLDYFGFHELDFDIRIVSQIPVGKGLSSSTADITAACLAAARALAKSISPDLIADIALSIEPSDGVMYRGSVIFDHLHGTWRESLGELPDMNVYIIDPEEVVDTESFNSRRDLEELNRKKENMVEEALYMTREAFRKKDIGLLGRAMIKSAIAHQEILYKPHLEHIINLSLKCGAVGVNVAHSGSAVGVFFEKGRTPESSFFEGLRRIMVGFGKEYRVIKTAIDNSGPRIL
- a CDS encoding FecCD family ABC transporter permease yields the protein MDLKNKTTKIYALLLVLILLASFVSLGTGAVNVPLSKILKIIASQIPGIGAGVVSDWSSSQEVIILNLRLPRIILAFLIGAELSAAGVIYQGIFRNPLADPYIIGASAGASLGASLAILLFQGVKVMGMGSVPAFAFLGAFLTVIIVYVIAGIGGRTSSHTLLLAGIAISSFISAVVSFLMYFSGQKLQHIYFWMLGSFSSQGWKEVYMNLPYGILGFLLGMWNLRSLNILQLGEDTAFFTGVDVELLKKLSLAAGSLLTASAVAVCGIIGFVGLIIPHIIRMLVGPDHRKLYPMSALAGGLYLMLADTASRIVIAPTELPVGILTALFGGPFFLHLLLKKNQRDYRL
- the cobD gene encoding threonine-phosphate decarboxylase CobD, which encodes MEKRSHGGNVYEVSKKFKLDLREILDFSANINPLGFPNSVRQIIWEKIDEIVHYPDPGQVELREAAAIYYGVEPENILPGNGSVELINLTLEALRPSKVIIPSPTFTEYAFASRNRRIETELVDMTKNDFCWDYDFIESIKDRICPGALVIVCNPNNPTGYLVVKDVIKPLIEETERAKAFLLLDEAFMDFVGESQSLCAEVVSRSNVIVLRSLTKFFALPGLRIGFAIGNEELIKKIEKLKDPWNVNTFAGAVGSEVLKDKAYIEKTREYISREREFLWDGLRQFSCFTPFRSSANFILVKITAEFGAGFLARELLRRGIAIRECGDFAFLDDSYFRVAVKDRRANEILLEALRQATKEIGLE
- the cobU gene encoding bifunctional adenosylcobinamide kinase/adenosylcobinamide-phosphate guanylyltransferase — its product is MSIVFITGGARSGKSRFAEKLAREAGIRVVYIATAQALDEEMAHRISIHRQRRPETWKTIEEPLHLSKVLSEICGDADFSKYDAVLVDCMALFTSNWICSAEIEGIEQQESLRKALLQEIENAISAARVLEKKVIIVSNEVGMGLVPEYPLGRIYRDLLGEINQMLAAAADEVYFLVSGIPMKLK